One Candidatus Poribacteria bacterium DNA segment encodes these proteins:
- a CDS encoding T9SS type A sorting domain-containing protein, with the protein MKTFSRLSSFAYFVLVFSGIAFMLVGNLADAQQDGLLVETNKQAGDYAIGDTAEVRFTVTPEAEITLNVSWVGINVTSVVGQGGIIAGPHTSPARYTTDGDTGRLVVTGTVISSGAHVTAVWPEGGNNGLEARALLGGSPDAPRIVVGPPNVNGTGTRSPLQVGDTLTQQIWARDFLPPIITSDLSAWQMEITYNPQILSLVSVTEGDFLEEGGIDALFMADTRTRGKIKAYQARIGRQTTDGVETLTPAVPGVTGSGLLLTVEFKLLEFAEEALGLSNIQLSDSQLTAITDNASQASRESYHVVVNPIVATNRFPAVDVNRDGMVDVMDLVAIAGSLGNVASNPRTDVNNDGFVNALDLMAVASSASWGQAVATINIRSANNPDADGSAPVASVANVTPETIQAWIGLIQVEDDGSAIFNLGIANLEALLASRIPSETKLLLNYPNPFNPETWIPYQLAKATEVTVMIHSMNGSLIRTIELGHQAAGTYKSKSQAAYWDGRNELGEQVASGLYFYTLTAGDFTATHKMLVRK; encoded by the coding sequence ATGAAAACGTTTTCACGTTTAAGTTCATTTGCTTACTTTGTCCTCGTTTTCTCGGGTATTGCGTTCATGCTTGTTGGTAATCTGGCTGATGCGCAACAGGATGGGCTGCTGGTCGAAACAAATAAGCAAGCAGGTGATTATGCTATAGGGGATACAGCAGAAGTGAGATTTACTGTGACACCTGAAGCTGAAATTACCCTCAATGTTTCATGGGTAGGTATCAATGTCACGTCTGTGGTTGGTCAAGGTGGAATTATTGCCGGCCCTCATACTTCGCCAGCAAGGTACACTACTGATGGTGATACAGGTCGTTTGGTTGTTACGGGTACTGTGATATCATCCGGTGCTCACGTTACAGCAGTTTGGCCTGAAGGGGGTAACAATGGTCTGGAGGCTCGGGCGCTTCTCGGTGGAAGCCCGGATGCTCCGAGGATTGTTGTGGGACCGCCTAATGTAAACGGCACGGGAACACGCTCGCCACTGCAGGTCGGCGATACCCTCACGCAACAGATTTGGGCTAGGGATTTTCTGCCACCAATCATTACCAGTGATTTATCGGCATGGCAAATGGAGATTACATACAATCCCCAGATACTTAGCCTCGTTTCAGTCACTGAAGGTGATTTTCTTGAAGAGGGCGGCATAGATGCCCTTTTTATGGCAGATACGAGAACTCGCGGTAAAATCAAGGCATATCAGGCTCGTATTGGACGACAAACTACTGATGGTGTTGAGACGCTTACGCCAGCCGTGCCGGGTGTCACTGGAAGCGGCTTGCTGCTAACAGTGGAATTTAAACTGTTGGAATTTGCAGAGGAAGCCTTGGGCTTGAGCAATATTCAACTCAGTGATTCACAACTGACCGCAATCACTGATAATGCCTCACAAGCAAGTCGAGAATCTTACCATGTTGTCGTCAATCCGATTGTTGCGACGAACAGGTTCCCGGCAGTGGATGTCAATCGTGATGGCATGGTTGATGTGATGGATCTGGTCGCCATAGCTGGTAGCCTTGGAAATGTCGCAAGTAATCCGAGGACAGATGTGAACAACGACGGTTTTGTCAATGCCCTTGATCTTATGGCAGTCGCTTCAAGTGCGTCATGGGGACAGGCAGTGGCAACTATTAACATCCGAAGCGCAAATAATCCGGATGCTGATGGTAGTGCCCCTGTTGCCAGCGTGGCGAACGTCACACCTGAAACGATTCAAGCGTGGATTGGACTCATACAGGTTGAGGACGATGGTTCCGCTATCTTTAATCTCGGTATCGCGAATCTTGAGGCACTTCTGGCTTCCAGAATTCCGAGTGAGACGAAGCTCCTGCTGAACTACCCGAATCCGTTCAACCCTGAAACGTGGATTCCGTATCAGTTGGCGAAAGCCACGGAAGTCACTGTGATGATCCATTCCATGAACGGTTCCCTGATTCGGACCATTGAATTAGGACATCAGGCAGCTGGCACTTATAAGAGCAAGAGCCAGGCGGCATATTGGGATGGTCGTAACGAACTCGGCGAGCAGGTGGCGAGTGGACTCTATTTCTATACGCTGACTGCTGGCGATTTCACAGCCACGCATAAAATGCTGGTTCGGAAGTAA
- a CDS encoding AAA-like domain-containing protein, with product MRTFGTQGPVNPHDNYIVTRSQEIADFIVRIKNGKYIVIFAPRQTGKTTFFRAALATLTTEDPSYFPIQLDFQIQRNAALPAFYAQLLYMIRRQIQFVFQKRGELLPDALTQFLENTSLTDHFSMMAFFEQLGSLLKHHRVVLFIDEFDGIPEEIVSDFLYALRYIYLSEEFHCPHSVGIVGVKNIRQLNYDDSISPFNIQDEFVVPNFTLEQVGELLAQYTDAVGQPFAPEVIQTLHKQTAGQPFLVNRAAQILTAELNIPKTETITMDHFSKAHTQLLEEGNTNIDHLLTNVRRDRHFERILMRIASYDRGLTFNPDDPLINALVTYGVIKNGDDRMCEIVNPIYQHRILQTFKPTINGLELTYLPEDIDFTDYLSPTGALEIAQLLDNFQDFIARAGFRILQVPDTPQEYVGQYLLYAYLDTFVRIVRGDMFLEVQTGRGRMDLVLLHNQRKYIVETKIWEGNRSYQAGKQQLAAYLKLEGVKEGYYVVFDHRQKPETRVETETVAGVSIRSYVIPIIQAAPSNATVNANTISN from the coding sequence GTGAGAACTTTTGGAACGCAGGGTCCTGTCAATCCTCATGATAACTATATCGTTACACGTTCTCAGGAAATCGCTGATTTCATTGTGCGTATCAAAAATGGAAAATACATCGTCATCTTTGCACCCCGACAGACCGGAAAAACGACTTTCTTTCGCGCTGCACTCGCTACACTTACAACGGAAGACCCCTCCTACTTCCCTATTCAACTGGACTTCCAAATCCAGCGTAACGCCGCACTCCCCGCTTTTTATGCCCAGCTCCTCTACATGATTCGTAGGCAAATCCAATTCGTTTTCCAAAAACGCGGCGAGTTACTGCCTGACGCACTCACACAATTCTTGGAAAACACATCCCTCACCGACCACTTTTCGATGATGGCGTTCTTTGAACAATTAGGGAGTCTACTCAAACATCACCGAGTTGTTCTCTTTATTGACGAGTTTGACGGCATTCCCGAGGAGATTGTGAGCGATTTTCTCTACGCCCTCCGCTATATCTATCTCTCCGAGGAATTTCACTGTCCTCACAGCGTTGGCATCGTCGGCGTTAAAAACATCAGGCAACTCAACTATGACGACTCTATTTCACCTTTTAATATCCAAGATGAGTTCGTCGTGCCGAACTTTACCCTCGAACAGGTCGGTGAACTCCTCGCACAGTATACAGATGCGGTCGGACAACCTTTCGCACCTGAAGTCATTCAGACCCTCCACAAACAGACGGCTGGTCAGCCGTTCCTCGTCAACCGCGCCGCACAAATTCTGACAGCGGAACTCAACATTCCCAAAACTGAGACAATTACGATGGATCACTTCTCAAAAGCCCATACGCAGCTTCTTGAGGAAGGCAACACTAACATCGATCATCTCCTAACCAATGTTCGCAGGGATCGGCACTTTGAAAGAATTCTCATGAGAATTGCCTCTTATGACAGAGGTTTAACTTTCAACCCGGACGATCCACTTATAAACGCACTCGTCACCTATGGCGTCATTAAGAACGGAGACGATCGAATGTGTGAGATCGTTAATCCGATCTATCAACACCGGATCCTCCAGACATTCAAGCCTACAATTAACGGACTTGAATTGACATATCTCCCCGAAGACATAGATTTTACGGATTACCTCTCTCCTACAGGAGCGTTGGAGATAGCGCAGCTCTTGGATAACTTCCAGGACTTCATCGCACGCGCAGGGTTCAGGATCCTCCAAGTCCCAGACACGCCGCAAGAATACGTTGGACAGTACTTGCTTTATGCCTATCTGGACACCTTTGTCCGGATCGTACGCGGCGATATGTTTCTCGAAGTCCAAACAGGCCGTGGCAGGATGGACCTCGTGCTCCTACACAATCAGCGAAAATATATCGTTGAAACAAAGATTTGGGAAGGCAATAGGTCTTATCAGGCAGGCAAACAGCAACTGGCGGCGTATCTCAAATTGGAAGGTGTAAAGGAAGGCTATTACGTCGTCTTTGATCACCGTCAAAAACCGGAAACTCGCGTAGAGACGGAAACCGTGGCTGGTGTGAGCATTCGGAGCTACGTCATTCCCATCATACAAGCAGCCCCTTCAAATGCTACGGTGAATGCTAACACCATTTCTAATTAA